One window of Bacillus alkalicellulosilyticus genomic DNA carries:
- a CDS encoding DUF4132 domain-containing protein — translation MGLEVNKPFIEELEQTLSSLSKTERVVGNVILKIVKSDRYEQYRHTERLKKVVASVETDSHKKLGIMVELTRKLLGEEQAKLIEYIISHATEYPYSQGYLRRPFRTKRIDRHFDKIFDKWTSLLCLSAYQYSVKQLLTLNDYDYMFEVTSDIIAFQLDHDNKEVVDTIKEMIYGDNNTALLTRDCIKAIFTSHRADVQQMLVDLLVAARLQEGLRQSIVETMDESALEGFVSVLKVIIDHNFSRYSSIVRAFDVWTGLGFEAANTRVVNQCIHYAYECLVNEETRKQWSQSEDANKLYMSLWATAVIEEEQLPPLIYDIMGNGRTYQKIVALYMLTQSQDDMLKYKIASSYLNETDQELLTLVINNYSYGSFYSWNYNARTGQSTSKLEIDRIEELEDKTERLRQYALLTEHLKNAPQKEVTFSSKVFDWVVYSYSSELIVQKIFYLIGYDMDPTLIADVIKAKEKLNSESRGQLIDLFITDDANPIQREFIFASLSDKSLSNREKALTKLLNMKLAPNEIGKVEAILKLKSGNLRQGAIKLLLKLDEANLEKTIDHLLQSKTEGQRLGALELLTEVKEAGTSNIRLEEKWKVISNPTQKEQVLIEKLTRSDEASSTSGLGLYVPTKEHQHRITKSDEEKDFKVLFSFSPERIKYLLQGLSNLIHKNREYQYEVEYFDGYKQTYLVGNHLTMFHYDNEDTDRANMEFLPLSDVWTNYFINEKSTEKDLIDIALCYQLDKVYRYYHNKLNYWEAHQIKKANDDRKKFLVGIFPFEQLQQFFQFVEELDYHQQVETIVMTAFRDLPKKVVFDFAYGRLQTMVFALPEERREKESFLYQFLVEPWVEWTMMNVHSDESFKAYFTQAYWLYHLTSYTQYGPSTEEAYRAYSLKLIDENELVKELVSRENSDSHIRDMTSPRVEFIKKHPSFKPLLDKIIPTIVEIEIARGDLPTAVTKLATEIEFYEGMNYFIDILASLDKETFVRGYIYSYGDNITKKETLSHLLKVCHPKDEDTAEQLQVLIREKNISEKRVLEAAMYAPQWLDLVANTLQWEGLRKAAWYFHAHINEHFSAEKETIVAHYSPISPEQFNDGAFDIQWFKEAYNQIGEERFTILYDCAKYISGGANHRRAQLFADATLGKITTQDMKESVHTKRNKDHLLCYSLIPINESNPKDVLERYEFIQQFLKESKKFGSQRRASEAKVVDIALDNLARNAGYSDVTRLRWDMEAQKMNEIMPYFEPKEIDDLTVHLSIAENGKSEIIVYKNKKQLKSIPAKYKKHDYLLALKEVNQSLKEQFARARVEFERSMETESAFTLQEVENIMSNPVLAPLLGTLVMKSDNDLGFYRDRKLHGPTQESYMLSDDAELIVAHPVHLYESGRWSEFQKFLFDNQIKQPFKQVFREYYRPNADELGEGTVSRRYAGHQVQPRKAVALLKNRMWTVSYEEGLQKVDYKNNIIAKIYALADWFSPSDVESPMLETVEFLDRHTYKRIDVSKIPSILFSETMRDVDLVVSVAHVGGVDPEASLTTMEMRATIVEETIRLMKLSNVRVEGKFALISGTLGEYSVHLGSAQVAQQANGMIHILPVHSQHRGRIFLPFLDEDPRTAEIISKIMLLANDTKIKDPHILEQIKK, via the coding sequence ATGGGACTTGAAGTAAATAAACCGTTTATAGAGGAATTAGAACAAACACTCTCAAGCCTATCCAAAACAGAAAGAGTAGTCGGAAATGTAATTTTAAAAATAGTAAAGTCCGATCGTTATGAACAATATAGACATACTGAACGACTAAAAAAAGTAGTAGCATCTGTTGAGACTGATTCACATAAAAAGCTAGGCATTATGGTCGAGTTAACTAGAAAGTTACTTGGGGAAGAGCAAGCGAAACTTATAGAATACATTATCTCTCATGCTACCGAGTATCCGTATAGTCAAGGATATTTGCGAAGACCGTTTCGAACCAAAAGGATTGATAGGCATTTTGACAAGATTTTTGATAAATGGACGTCGCTTTTATGTTTATCAGCGTATCAATATTCGGTCAAGCAACTACTAACGCTTAATGATTATGATTATATGTTTGAGGTCACAAGTGATATCATAGCTTTTCAACTCGACCACGATAACAAAGAAGTGGTTGATACGATCAAAGAGATGATTTATGGTGACAATAATACCGCCCTCTTAACAAGAGACTGTATCAAAGCCATTTTTACAAGTCACCGGGCAGATGTACAACAGATGTTAGTTGATTTACTTGTCGCTGCAAGACTTCAAGAAGGGCTAAGACAGAGCATTGTAGAAACGATGGATGAAAGTGCGCTTGAGGGTTTTGTAAGTGTCCTAAAAGTAATCATCGACCATAACTTTAGTCGCTATAGTTCGATTGTTCGAGCTTTTGATGTGTGGACAGGTCTAGGCTTTGAAGCTGCAAATACACGAGTCGTGAATCAATGTATTCACTATGCGTATGAATGTTTAGTAAATGAGGAAACGAGAAAACAATGGAGTCAAAGTGAGGATGCGAACAAGCTTTATATGAGTTTGTGGGCTACCGCTGTTATTGAGGAAGAACAATTGCCACCATTGATTTATGACATCATGGGGAACGGTAGAACGTACCAGAAAATCGTTGCTTTGTATATGCTTACACAAAGTCAGGATGACATGCTGAAATATAAAATCGCTTCTAGCTATTTAAATGAAACCGACCAAGAACTTCTAACGTTAGTTATAAACAACTATAGTTACGGGTCTTTTTATTCATGGAATTATAATGCAAGAACGGGACAATCTACTTCGAAACTAGAGATAGACCGTATCGAAGAGTTAGAGGATAAAACTGAAAGATTACGGCAGTATGCACTGCTAACAGAACACTTAAAGAATGCACCACAAAAAGAAGTAACTTTCTCTTCAAAAGTTTTTGATTGGGTTGTGTATTCCTATTCTTCGGAACTAATCGTTCAAAAAATATTTTATTTAATTGGCTACGATATGGACCCAACTCTTATTGCCGATGTAATTAAGGCTAAAGAAAAACTAAATTCTGAAAGCAGAGGTCAACTCATCGACCTATTCATAACAGATGACGCAAACCCAATTCAACGAGAGTTTATTTTTGCTTCCTTGTCTGATAAAAGTCTTAGCAACCGTGAGAAAGCATTAACTAAATTATTGAACATGAAGTTGGCGCCTAATGAGATAGGTAAAGTTGAGGCCATCTTAAAATTAAAATCAGGAAACCTTCGTCAAGGTGCGATTAAGCTTTTATTAAAACTAGATGAGGCTAATCTTGAAAAAACGATTGACCATTTATTACAAAGTAAAACAGAAGGACAGCGGCTTGGGGCCTTAGAACTTCTTACTGAAGTAAAAGAAGCTGGTACATCAAACATTCGTCTTGAAGAAAAATGGAAAGTGATTTCAAACCCAACACAAAAAGAACAAGTGCTGATTGAGAAGTTAACAAGATCAGATGAGGCTAGTTCAACAAGTGGGTTAGGTTTATATGTTCCAACCAAAGAACATCAACATCGCATAACTAAAAGCGATGAAGAAAAAGACTTTAAAGTGTTATTTTCCTTCTCACCTGAACGAATTAAATATTTATTACAGGGACTTTCAAACCTCATTCATAAAAATAGAGAATACCAATATGAAGTAGAATATTTTGATGGATACAAACAAACGTACCTTGTTGGAAATCATTTAACGATGTTCCATTACGATAATGAAGATACGGACCGGGCAAACATGGAATTTCTACCGTTGTCTGACGTCTGGACGAACTATTTTATTAATGAGAAGTCAACAGAAAAGGATCTCATTGATATTGCTCTTTGTTATCAATTAGACAAGGTATACCGTTACTATCACAACAAGCTTAATTACTGGGAAGCGCATCAAATAAAAAAGGCGAACGACGACCGAAAAAAGTTTCTTGTGGGGATTTTCCCATTTGAGCAACTGCAACAATTTTTTCAGTTTGTAGAAGAGTTGGATTATCACCAACAGGTCGAGACAATCGTGATGACAGCCTTTCGAGATTTACCAAAAAAAGTTGTCTTTGACTTTGCTTATGGCCGGTTACAAACTATGGTATTTGCGCTTCCGGAGGAACGGCGGGAAAAAGAGAGCTTCTTATATCAATTTTTAGTGGAGCCGTGGGTAGAGTGGACGATGATGAATGTTCATAGTGATGAATCATTCAAAGCCTATTTCACTCAAGCGTACTGGTTATATCATCTTACATCCTATACACAATATGGACCTTCAACCGAAGAGGCGTACAGAGCTTATTCGTTAAAACTCATCGATGAAAATGAACTAGTAAAAGAGTTGGTGTCTAGGGAAAATAGCGATAGCCATATTCGTGACATGACAAGTCCAAGGGTTGAATTCATAAAAAAACATCCTAGTTTTAAGCCTTTATTGGATAAAATCATCCCTACTATCGTAGAAATTGAAATTGCTCGTGGAGACCTTCCAACAGCCGTGACGAAGTTGGCAACGGAAATTGAGTTTTATGAGGGAATGAATTACTTTATAGATATTCTCGCAAGTCTAGATAAAGAAACGTTTGTCCGAGGCTATATTTATAGTTATGGGGACAACATTACGAAAAAAGAAACGCTCAGTCACTTATTAAAGGTATGTCACCCGAAAGATGAAGATACCGCAGAACAGTTACAGGTTCTAATTCGTGAAAAGAACATCTCTGAAAAAAGAGTACTTGAAGCCGCAATGTACGCTCCACAATGGCTTGATCTTGTAGCTAACACGTTACAATGGGAGGGGCTTCGAAAGGCGGCTTGGTATTTTCATGCACATATAAATGAGCATTTCTCTGCAGAAAAAGAAACGATTGTTGCCCACTATTCGCCAATTTCACCAGAACAATTTAATGATGGTGCTTTTGATATTCAGTGGTTTAAAGAAGCGTACAATCAAATCGGGGAAGAGAGATTTACGATCCTTTATGATTGTGCTAAATACATTTCAGGTGGTGCAAATCATCGCCGTGCCCAATTGTTTGCCGATGCGACCTTAGGTAAGATAACGACACAAGATATGAAAGAGTCTGTACACACGAAACGAAACAAAGACCATCTCCTTTGCTATAGTTTGATACCGATTAATGAATCGAACCCGAAGGATGTTCTTGAGCGATATGAGTTTATCCAGCAGTTTTTAAAAGAAAGTAAGAAGTTTGGTTCACAGCGTCGGGCAAGTGAAGCCAAGGTGGTTGACATCGCCTTAGATAATTTAGCAAGAAATGCAGGCTATAGTGATGTTACTCGGTTACGTTGGGATATGGAAGCTCAGAAAATGAATGAAATTATGCCTTATTTTGAGCCAAAGGAAATTGATGACTTGACTGTTCACCTTTCCATTGCTGAAAACGGAAAAAGTGAGATTATCGTCTATAAAAACAAGAAGCAGTTGAAATCAATACCAGCCAAGTATAAAAAGCATGATTATCTTCTTGCATTAAAAGAAGTGAATCAAAGCTTAAAAGAACAGTTTGCTAGAGCGCGTGTTGAGTTTGAACGTTCAATGGAAACAGAAAGTGCTTTTACTTTGCAGGAAGTCGAAAACATTATGAGCAATCCTGTTCTCGCTCCGTTACTTGGAACACTCGTGATGAAATCAGATAACGACCTAGGTTTTTATCGGGATCGGAAATTACATGGACCAACACAAGAATCGTATATGCTAAGTGATGATGCAGAACTCATTGTCGCTCATCCTGTTCATTTGTATGAAAGCGGTCGTTGGAGCGAGTTCCAAAAGTTTCTTTTTGACAACCAAATCAAGCAACCATTTAAGCAAGTTTTTAGAGAATACTATCGTCCCAATGCAGATGAACTAGGGGAAGGAACTGTATCACGCAGATATGCAGGACACCAAGTACAGCCAAGAAAAGCAGTAGCGTTGTTAAAAAATCGAATGTGGACGGTAAGCTATGAGGAAGGCTTGCAAAAAGTAGATTATAAAAATAACATCATCGCGAAGATATACGCACTAGCCGATTGGTTCTCGCCTTCTGATGTAGAAAGCCCAATGCTAGAAACAGTAGAGTTCCTTGACCGACATACGTACAAGAGAATCGACGTTTCAAAAATACCGAGCATTCTATTCTCGGAAACAATGAGAGATGTAGATTTAGTAGTAAGTGTCGCTCACGTTGGTGGAGTCGATCCTGAAGCTAGTTTAACAACGATGGAGATGAGAGCGACCATCGTTGAGGAAACGATTCGTTTGATGAAGCTATCCAATGTAAGAGTAGAAGGGAAATTTGCTCTTATTTCAGGCACATTAGGGGAATATAGTGTTCATCTCGGCAGTGCTCAAGTCGCACAGCAAGCAAATGGAATGATTCACATTTTACCTGTGCATTCTCAGCATCGCGGAAGAATCTTTCTCCCGTTCCTTGATGAGGACCCAAGAACAGCGGAAATCATCTCTAAAATTATGTTGTTAGCCAATGATACAAAAATCAAAGACCCACATATTTTAGAACAAATTAAAAAGTAA
- a CDS encoding VanZ family protein translates to MKKRFFIILLFSQILFIVLIPFLTELTFYLHPLVLGVVWFCYSSLFVYGVLLFYRRQVAVPLTLIHAITICYALALLVLLFFRPQGTEFGTINLLPFETIGFYLSGQVNGLIALYNLSANVGLFIPFGLYYQYTCKRKPSFWRLLLITSVTISLIESLQFLTRRGSLDIDDLLLNVAGVTIGYFLFPLVYKVIKTARPS, encoded by the coding sequence ATGAAAAAAAGATTCTTCATCATTCTATTATTCTCACAAATTCTATTTATCGTTCTTATCCCGTTTCTTACGGAATTAACTTTCTATCTTCATCCGCTAGTCCTTGGCGTTGTTTGGTTTTGTTACTCGTCGCTGTTTGTGTATGGCGTCCTGTTGTTCTATAGAAGGCAAGTGGCCGTTCCTCTTACTCTAATACATGCGATAACGATCTGTTATGCCCTTGCTTTACTTGTGTTACTCTTTTTTCGACCACAAGGAACTGAGTTTGGCACGATAAATCTGTTACCGTTTGAAACGATTGGATTTTATTTATCTGGACAAGTAAATGGGCTAATTGCACTTTATAATTTAAGCGCGAATGTCGGTTTATTTATTCCATTTGGACTTTATTATCAATATACATGCAAGAGGAAACCATCATTCTGGCGTTTATTACTAATAACATCAGTGACAATTAGCCTAATTGAAAGTCTTCAATTCCTCACGCGAAGAGGCAGCTTAGATATTGATGATCTTCTATTAAATGTGGCTGGTGTTACTATAGGTTATTTCCTTTTCCCACTTGTTTATAAAGTAATCAAGACGGCAAGGCCGTCTTGA
- the comGA gene encoding competence type IV pilus ATPase ComGA, whose amino-acid sequence MEEIESQSSTILHEACVRRASDIHFIPRRKDALIQVRVEQKLIELETLPLKRLEKLISHFKFVAGMDIGERRKPQNGSMEFIFKHKTVGLRLSTLPTTFQESLVIRLLPQDAFLSLQNISIFPQDVDILQSLIEKKSGLILLTGPTGSGKTTTLYALLHTAKVQLNPQIITLEDPVEKKTDDFIQVELNEKAGMTFAEGLKAILRHDPDIIMVGEIRDEVTAHLAIRAALTGHLVLSTLHTRDTIGAISRLMEFGVTRLDLRQTLEGVVAQRIVSRLCPSCRTPCQPHCQTLVGKKQAAIYEILTGTDLKEVLFEETYPPIQTLSMQMKKAKELGLIQ is encoded by the coding sequence TTGGAAGAAATTGAAAGCCAATCAAGTACGATCCTACACGAAGCCTGTGTCAGAAGAGCGAGCGATATTCATTTTATTCCACGAAGAAAAGATGCTCTCATTCAAGTAAGGGTAGAACAAAAGCTGATAGAATTAGAAACATTACCACTTAAACGGCTCGAAAAGTTAATTAGTCATTTTAAATTTGTGGCTGGCATGGATATTGGTGAACGAAGAAAACCTCAAAACGGTTCGATGGAATTTATCTTCAAGCACAAAACAGTTGGGCTTCGGCTGTCAACATTGCCCACCACCTTTCAAGAAAGTCTAGTCATTCGTCTTCTTCCTCAAGATGCTTTCCTTTCCTTACAAAACATTTCGATTTTCCCCCAGGATGTTGATATATTACAATCACTCATTGAAAAAAAGTCAGGCCTGATTTTACTTACGGGACCTACCGGCTCAGGTAAAACAACGACTCTTTATGCCCTGCTTCATACCGCCAAGGTTCAGTTAAATCCTCAAATTATTACGCTAGAAGACCCCGTTGAAAAGAAAACAGATGATTTCATTCAAGTTGAATTAAATGAAAAAGCGGGGATGACATTTGCGGAAGGACTTAAAGCGATTTTGCGCCATGACCCGGATATTATTATGGTTGGTGAAATTCGTGATGAGGTCACCGCTCATTTAGCGATACGCGCGGCCTTAACAGGACATCTCGTGTTATCAACATTACATACAAGAGATACGATAGGAGCCATTTCAAGGTTAATGGAGTTTGGGGTAACCCGATTAGATTTACGACAAACATTGGAAGGTGTTGTCGCACAAAGAATCGTCTCACGCTTATGTCCTTCTTGTCGGACCCCATGTCAACCTCATTGTCAGACTCTTGTAGGAAAGAAACAAGCAGCTATTTATGAAATCCTCACGGGTACAGATTTGAAAGAGGTTTTATTTGAAGAAACTTACCCACCAATTCAAACATTATCGATGCAAATGAAAAAGGCAAAAGAGCTTGGACTAATCCAATAA
- the comGB gene encoding competence type IV pilus assembly protein ComGB translates to MKRKWKDIEKAEFLKKLGTLLEQGYTLAEGIELLSVYTSEHIQVHLRLLLGDLREGIPLHQALEYLSFPQDVLLYLFFAEKYGELGQGLKEAGELFVKRVIVIAKFNNLLRYPLLLLWIVGTLTVVMVHYLFPHFQQLFESMSVEPPLVTIWFLTFIDVVPQLLLGGGCLLFVFVVYYFLRFRHLSPHKKLGLIRKIPFVSSFLQALITFYFTTQLSGLLKGGVPILHALSIFENQQYIRFFQDEAISIKEQLHQGIALDVVIAEKPHYQPEFPFVIKHGQSRGKLDSELRHYGDLLFENIEERVKKALMILQPLCFCIVGGMVLVMFLSILLPIFQMINSMS, encoded by the coding sequence GTGAAAAGAAAATGGAAGGATATTGAGAAGGCCGAGTTTCTAAAAAAGCTAGGCACATTATTAGAGCAAGGGTATACGTTAGCAGAGGGGATTGAATTGCTATCAGTGTATACATCTGAGCATATACAAGTGCATTTGCGATTACTTTTAGGAGATTTACGAGAAGGCATACCTTTGCATCAAGCGTTAGAGTATTTGAGTTTTCCACAAGATGTCTTGCTTTATTTATTTTTCGCCGAAAAATACGGTGAATTAGGACAGGGGTTAAAAGAGGCAGGAGAATTATTTGTGAAGCGAGTCATCGTCATTGCCAAATTTAATAATTTATTACGCTACCCGTTATTGTTGTTATGGATTGTCGGTACACTTACTGTTGTCATGGTTCACTATTTATTTCCTCATTTTCAACAACTGTTTGAATCGATGTCTGTTGAGCCGCCGCTAGTGACCATTTGGTTTTTAACTTTTATTGATGTCGTTCCTCAACTCTTACTAGGAGGAGGGTGTCTATTGTTTGTTTTTGTTGTATATTATTTTCTTCGGTTTCGTCATTTGTCTCCTCACAAAAAACTAGGGCTCATAAGAAAAATTCCCTTCGTTTCTTCTTTTCTACAAGCGTTAATCACCTTCTACTTTACGACTCAATTAAGCGGTTTACTTAAGGGAGGAGTACCGATACTGCATGCGCTATCTATATTTGAGAATCAGCAATACATTCGTTTTTTTCAAGATGAAGCCATTAGCATTAAAGAGCAGCTTCACCAAGGAATCGCATTAGATGTAGTCATTGCTGAAAAGCCTCATTACCAGCCGGAATTTCCCTTTGTCATTAAACACGGACAAAGTCGAGGCAAACTCGACTCTGAACTTCGGCATTATGGAGACCTTCTGTTTGAGAACATTGAAGAACGCGTAAAAAAAGCACTGATGATTTTACAACCGCTCTGTTTTTGTATTGTTGGTGGAATGGTGTTAGTGATGTTTTTGTCGATATTATTACCTATATTTCAAATGATAAATTCGATGTCTTAA
- the comGC gene encoding competence type IV pilus major pilin ComGC, translating to MKTTVKNQKGFTLVEMMIVLLIISILLLIAVPNMTKNSSVAQSKGCEATIELLQTQVGAYEVEKGAKPATLQVLLDEDYVDRIQCPDGKELTLTNGKVVVKPE from the coding sequence ATGAAAACAACTGTCAAAAATCAAAAAGGTTTCACTTTAGTCGAAATGATGATCGTCTTATTAATCATTTCAATTCTTCTCTTAATTGCTGTGCCTAATATGACAAAAAACAGCTCAGTTGCTCAATCAAAAGGGTGTGAAGCAACGATTGAATTACTACAAACCCAAGTAGGCGCCTATGAGGTTGAAAAAGGTGCTAAACCTGCGACACTTCAAGTGCTTTTAGACGAAGACTATGTAGACCGAATCCAATGCCCAGATGGCAAGGAATTAACCCTTACTAATGGAAAAGTTGTTGTTAAACCAGAGTAA
- the comGD gene encoding competence type IV pilus minor pilin ComGD produces MEKLLLNQSKEQGYSLPELIITLSILSILTGLVMVSFQPLQAAHKKQHFLTQFQNEVYFAQQLAISTGISTSVLISNTQGTYAVSQYNTSLYRRTFDNQSIFFQRGSIGIHDIMYQYNGNISKSGTLLVEVDNEKYRIVFLLGKGRFYIEKL; encoded by the coding sequence ATGGAAAAGTTGTTGTTAAACCAGAGTAAAGAGCAAGGGTATAGCTTACCTGAACTGATTATTACCTTAAGCATTCTCTCCATTTTAACAGGCCTCGTGATGGTCTCGTTTCAACCCCTGCAAGCCGCACATAAAAAACAACATTTCCTAACTCAATTCCAAAATGAAGTGTATTTTGCCCAACAATTAGCGATTTCCACTGGTATTTCCACCTCTGTTCTTATTTCCAACACCCAAGGGACATATGCCGTTAGCCAATATAATACGTCTCTCTACCGAAGAACGTTTGATAACCAGTCGATTTTTTTCCAAAGAGGTTCGATTGGGATTCATGACATTATGTATCAATACAATGGAAACATAAGTAAATCAGGCACTTTACTCGTAGAAGTAGATAACGAAAAGTATAGAATTGTGTTTCTTCTTGGAAAGGGGAGATTCTATATTGAAAAACTCTAA
- a CDS encoding prepilin-type N-terminal cleavage/methylation domain-containing protein: MKNSKGFTLFEVVTALFLVVMTTSFITPVLVKVYQEKRTIQEKQWIQEYMHDTMQRWVYEVVDIPQTLENKGTSYRLDTNINVNVIELCAYWNGKNQRTYHWCHYGKK; the protein is encoded by the coding sequence TTGAAAAACTCTAAAGGCTTCACCCTATTTGAAGTGGTTACCGCTTTGTTTCTCGTTGTGATGACGACAAGTTTCATTACACCTGTTCTTGTAAAGGTGTATCAAGAAAAGAGGACGATTCAAGAAAAACAGTGGATTCAAGAATATATGCATGACACAATGCAACGGTGGGTGTATGAAGTTGTGGATATACCTCAAACACTAGAAAACAAAGGAACGAGCTATCGACTTGACACCAATATAAATGTCAATGTCATCGAACTATGCGCATACTGGAATGGCAAGAATCAACGGACTTATCATTGGTGTCATTATGGTAAAAAATGA
- the comGF gene encoding competence type IV pilus minor pilin ComGF: MARINGLIIGVIMVKNEAGVTLLEMLMSLFIFMIVVSIFPLFMATMNKNEPNLKDFEVQLFYSQLVMEVREARVISVHNNRLSLTKWDGSLVTIEKYGNKVRRLVNQAGHDVMLQGVDVVLFQVVPEGVTVKVGALNERIYERRLSKAYIHYEQ; the protein is encoded by the coding sequence ATGGCAAGAATCAACGGACTTATCATTGGTGTCATTATGGTAAAAAATGAAGCGGGGGTTACATTGCTCGAAATGCTAATGTCGTTGTTCATTTTTATGATTGTGGTTTCCATATTTCCGTTATTTATGGCAACGATGAATAAAAATGAGCCCAACTTAAAGGACTTTGAAGTACAACTTTTTTACAGCCAACTTGTAATGGAAGTCCGTGAAGCAAGAGTGATTTCCGTTCATAACAATCGGTTGAGCTTAACGAAATGGGATGGCAGCTTAGTTACGATTGAAAAATACGGAAATAAGGTCCGTCGGCTTGTCAATCAAGCGGGCCATGATGTCATGCTGCAGGGCGTTGATGTCGTCCTGTTTCAAGTTGTCCCTGAGGGGGTTACGGTTAAGGTTGGTGCGTTGAATGAACGGATATATGAAAGACGGTTGTCAAAGGCCTATATCCATTATGAACAATGA
- the comGG gene encoding competence type IV pilus minor pilin ComGG: protein MNNEKGFVLPLTLIIVFLVTAYTIHELMTLQTEMRFFKQQEELFTIESLVQMAAYDMVAHLRHDESVGSGQFQYEHGFATYKIEKHEGETLYIQLIVQTNSNGRRIVRLFYNVEDNMVTAWWEVTRQ, encoded by the coding sequence ATGAACAATGAAAAAGGATTTGTGTTGCCGCTCACACTTATTATTGTGTTTCTCGTCACGGCTTATACCATTCATGAACTTATGACCTTGCAAACAGAAATGCGATTTTTTAAGCAACAGGAGGAGTTGTTTACCATTGAATCCCTCGTTCAGATGGCAGCTTATGACATGGTCGCACATTTGCGTCATGATGAATCAGTAGGGAGCGGTCAGTTTCAATATGAGCATGGGTTTGCCACATATAAGATTGAAAAGCACGAGGGTGAAACGCTGTATATTCAACTTATCGTTCAAACGAATTCGAATGGAAGGCGAATTGTACGATTGTTTTACAATGTAGAAGACAATATGGTGACCGCCTGGTGGGAAGTGACAAGGCAATAA
- a CDS encoding YqzE family protein, which translates to MSFNEIVKYVTQQFVTYVDQPKEQRLASKIERKESKPPLQYHMFGMIPLALSIVWKNSRTKKKEK; encoded by the coding sequence ATGTCGTTTAACGAGATAGTCAAATACGTTACCCAGCAGTTTGTCACATATGTTGATCAGCCTAAGGAACAAAGGTTAGCTTCGAAAATAGAAAGAAAAGAATCAAAACCACCATTGCAATATCATATGTTCGGGATGATTCCACTCGCACTATCGATTGTTTGGAAAAACTCTCGTACGAAGAAGAAAGAAAAATAG
- a CDS encoding helix-turn-helix transcriptional regulator has protein sequence MEQQTLKITNVLADPTRFSIYQYITKVYREVTVQEIADTFGIHANVARLHLSKLEDVKMLISETQKTGKGGRPSRVYKLSDEVVSLQFPYRDYQRLAELCLETLVEFGDQGLQVLRKIGLKYGSESAERFVVHTGARLVDLTTEDKLSYIEKIAYNQGLNPDLTYNEKEKKATFSIKNCTFKELIDDHANALCPMHHSLIQGIFEYFFGNVKVEEVISMKEHECSICQYRTVLS, from the coding sequence ATGGAGCAGCAAACATTAAAAATTACAAATGTATTAGCCGACCCGACGAGGTTTTCGATATACCAATATATAACCAAAGTTTATCGAGAGGTTACCGTACAGGAAATAGCTGATACGTTTGGTATTCACGCAAATGTAGCTCGTCTACATCTTTCTAAATTAGAAGATGTAAAAATGCTAATATCTGAAACACAAAAAACGGGTAAAGGTGGCCGCCCGAGTCGAGTATATAAACTGTCAGATGAAGTGGTTTCATTACAATTCCCTTATCGAGATTATCAACGTTTAGCTGAGCTATGTTTGGAAACCTTAGTTGAATTTGGTGATCAGGGTTTGCAAGTTCTAAGGAAAATTGGCCTAAAGTACGGGAGTGAATCAGCAGAGCGTTTTGTTGTGCATACTGGGGCAAGATTAGTTGACCTTACCACCGAGGATAAGCTCTCTTATATTGAAAAAATTGCCTATAATCAAGGGTTAAACCCTGATTTAACGTATAATGAAAAAGAGAAGAAAGCTACTTTTTCAATAAAAAATTGTACATTTAAAGAGTTAATTGATGATCATGCAAATGCACTTTGTCCGATGCATCACTCTTTAATCCAAGGAATATTTGAATATTTCTTTGGAAATGTTAAAGTAGAAGAAGTTATTTCGATGAAAGAACATGAATGTAGCATTTGTCAATACCGAACTGTTCTTTCTTAG